One region of Triticum aestivum cultivar Chinese Spring chromosome 6B, IWGSC CS RefSeq v2.1, whole genome shotgun sequence genomic DNA includes:
- the LOC123136525 gene encoding putative FBD-associated F-box protein At5g56700, which yields MSGPICPTTDPVGEDTTVPPRMLHGLAPETLNLHSQTMLTFLYSFLPKPPVSTIARLRCDATAAAAAETADRLSRLPDDILRRVLSCLPAKDGARTTVLSSRWRGLWRSEPLVLVDTHLLSRGDAECRPARAGAVSRAVTDAVSAALKAHPGPFPFVSLTCSFMDATDRRVLARWFQILATKGVDELVFVNRPWPLPGLPLPSSLFSCASLSRLCLGAWVFPDTTALPRGAGFPNLRELVLGCVVMKDKDLEFLLAVSPVLEILAFHGSLASLHARISNQSLRCAQFCLSILEEVAVVNAPSLERLFLWRNWSERGHVGAMSTTVKIGHAPKLRVLGYLEPGVHILQIGSTIIKAGTKASARTTVSSLQMLALQVYFGDHTQVKMLPSFLRCFPNLETLIVESFLEENTSNRRLKFWQETSPIECVQSHLKTLSFCELQGNDSEFDFIMFVVENAPKLERLIIQIKLDLTYTERQVVVAKLGDLSCANWANTNCKVRFEVSSNPIGSSWSIEAGSDLSSDDPFSCL from the exons ATGTCCGGGCCAATCTGCCCCACCACCGACCCCGTCGGGGAGGACACGACGGTACCTCCGAGGATGCTGCACGGGCTGGCTCCGGAGACGCTGAACCTCCACTCGCAGACGATGCTCACATTCCTCTACTCCTTCCTCCCCAAGCCGCCCGTCTCCACAATCGCCCGCCTGCGATGCGacgccacggccgccgccgccgccgaaaccGCCGACCGCCTGAGCCGCCTACCCGACGATATCCTCCGTCGCGTCCTCTCTTGCCTCCCCGCCAAGGACGGCGCGCGCACCACCGTGCTCTCCTCGCGCTGGCGCGGCCTCTGGCGCTCTGAGCCGCTCGTCCTCGTCGACACCCACCTCCTCTCCAGGGGCGACGCGGAgtgccggcccgcccgcgccggtGCCGTCTCGCGTGccgtcaccgacgccgtctccgccGCCCTCAAGGCACATCCTGGGCCATTCCCCTTCGTCAGCCTCACCTGCAGCTTCATGGACGCCACAGACCGCCGCGTGCTCGCCCGCTGGTTCCAGATCCTCGCCACCAAGGGCGTCGACGAGCTCGTCTTCGTCAATCGCCCCTGGCCCCTTCCCGGCCTGCCCCTCCCATCCTCGCTCTTCagctgcgcctccctctcccggcTCTGCCTTGGCGCCTGGGTGTTCCCGGACACCACCGCCCTCCCACGCGGCGCCGGCTTCCCCAACCTTCGGGAGCTTGTGCTAGGCTGCGTCGTCATGAAGGACAAAGACCTGGAGTTCTTGCTTGCCGTGAGCCCCGTGCTGGAGATCCTCGCGTTCCATGGAAGCCTGGCCTCATTGCACGCTCGTATCTCCAACCAGAGCCTACGGTGCGCGCAGTTCTGCTTGTCCATCCTGGAGGAGGTCGCCGTGGTGAACGCCCCAAGCCTGGAGCGTCTCTTCCTCTGGAGAAATTGGAGCGAGCGGGGCCACGTAGGCGCAATGAGCACGACAGTCAAGATCGGCCATGCCCCTAAGCTGCGTGTGCTGGGATATCTGGAGCCAGGAGTGCACATTCTGCAGATCGGCAGCACCATCATCAAG GCTGGAACAAAGGCGAGCGCACGTACAACTGTGTCAAGCCTCCAGATGTTGGCTTTGCAAGTGTATTTTGGAGATCACACTCAAGTCAAGATGCTTCCCAGCTTCCTCAGATGCTTTCCTAACTTGGAGACGCTGATTGTCGAG TCTTTTCTTGAAGAAAACACCAGCAACCGTCGTCTCAAGTTCTGGCAGGAGACAAGTCCTATTGAGTGTGTCCAGTCGCATCTCAAGACTCTGTCTTTCTGTGAGCTACAAGGGAATGATAGTGAGTTTGATTTCATCATGTTCGTCGTGGAGAATGCACCGAAGCTGGAGAGGTTGATCATCCAAATTAAACTAGACCTAACTTACACTGAGAGGCAAGTGGTGGTTGCCAAACTGGGGGATCTTAGTTGTGCTAATTGGGCCAACACAAACTGCAAAGTGCGATTCGAGGTCAGCAGCAATCCTATCGGAAGTTCTTGGAGCATCGAAGCGGGATCAGATTTGTCTTCTGATGATCCTTTTTCCTGCCTCTGA